One Littorina saxatilis isolate snail1 linkage group LG12, US_GU_Lsax_2.0, whole genome shotgun sequence genomic region harbors:
- the LOC138983141 gene encoding somatostatin receptor type 2-like codes for MVLIAMLRTPRLRTSINLVVGSLAVSDLLTASGIPFIIVTLVKQQWVLGPALCIIIVYVQFVFGISSTLSLTLVSVERYLHVSVSPGRTISLPATLKLLAVSWVVSFLFPVPVALAQTVMTLRCRNENLQFCGVTWPDRIRDDVYMGSLIALFFVDPVVVMTVCYVRIFIIVRSSSARVKHGGGGRGGGGEAGGDGDSGGHCCQGSSRTSDLQLRLVKMSISIVLAFVFMWLPFFILSFMGVHSSSITSEEFTPTLVLALSNTALNPLLYGYFNTSFRREFKAIRGTCCDAKSRDVRSEGARVKEADCSCGKTRRAVDTMMTDGMRDS; via the exons ATG GTCCTAATAGCCATGCTCAGAACGCCACGCCTGCGGACCAGCATCAATTTAGTGGTCGGCAGCCTGGCGGTGTCCGACCTCCTGACAGCGTCCGGCATTCCCTTCATCATCGTGACGCTGGTCAAGCAGCAGTGGGTGCTGGGCCCCGCGCTCTGCATAATCATCGTGTATGTCCAGTTTGTCTTCGGCATCTCCTCCACCCTCAGTCTGACTCTGGTCAGCGTGGAGAGGTACCTCCACGTGTCCGTGTCTCCGGGACGCACCATCTCCCTCCCGGCCACTCTCAAACTCCTGGCTGTGTCCTGGGTCGTTTCGTTTCTCTTTCCGGTTCCGGTCGCGCTTGCGCAGACCGTGATGACGCTACGCTGCCGGAACGAGAATCTTCAGTTCTGCGGGGTCACGTGGCCTGACCGCATTCGTGATGACGTGTACATGGGGAGTCTGATCGCTCTGTTTTTCGTGGATCCTGTCGTCGTCATGACTGTCTGCTACGTCAGGATTTTTATCATCGTCAGGTCGTCGTCTGCCAGAGTGAaacatggtggtggtggtcgtggtggtggtggtgaagcTGGTGGTGATGGTGACAGTGGTGGGCATTGTTGTCAGGGGTCGTCACGGACGAGTGACCTGCAGCTACGCTTGGTGAAGATGAGTATCAGCATCGTCCTGGCTTTCGTCTTCATGTGGCTTCCCTTCTTCATTCTCAG CTTCATGGGTGTACACAGTTCCTCCATCACGTCAGAAGAGTTCACCCCCACCCTCGTCCTCGCGCTCTCCAACACGGCGCTCAACCCGCTTCTCTACGGCTATTTCAACACCAGCTTTCGTCGAGAGTTCAAGGCTATACGGGGCACGTGCTGTGACGCTAAGTCACGTGACGTGCGCAGCGAGGGTGCGCGAGTGAAAGAAGCAGACTGTAGTTGCGGCAAGACAAGAAGAGCAGTAGACACTATGATGACCGACGGGATGAGGGATAGTTAG